A section of the Roseivirga sp. BDSF3-8 genome encodes:
- a CDS encoding M23 family metallopeptidase has protein sequence MKAFYTIIVFTLLSLPAFATDEPEVYYKKSEDGAYLFYADNESYSPYQVEISFTQKENLKVGVPLPYFFVVDGKEKQKFLFKAVPTGEGTMRLKYSFSFLKGDPSAKPDGYLYHFPFAHGEKRRVDQGYFGKFSHANLHAVDFHMKEGEPVYAARGGLVVEVREDSNRGGANPAYEKHGNKVIILHEDGTFGEYAHLKQYGVTVEVGEEVSAGQLIAKSGNTGFSSGPHLHFMVYKAEKLFHTTVPVKFRSHAGKPVEVKQGKFYYATHPGKPSFEVVSEEEIDVEELEKNNQMVAATGDFTIKAERIDNTILLYAENGKGKTVEGTLHLDLTNLSAGKPLPLEFNVPAKTRQFLIKLTPGDPLKNSGFKMRYDFER, from the coding sequence ATGAAAGCCTTTTATACAATTATAGTCTTTACCCTCCTAAGCCTGCCTGCATTTGCCACAGATGAGCCGGAAGTTTATTATAAAAAAAGTGAAGATGGAGCCTACCTTTTCTATGCGGATAATGAAAGCTATAGCCCCTACCAGGTAGAAATATCATTTACCCAAAAGGAGAACCTGAAAGTAGGCGTCCCCCTCCCTTACTTCTTTGTGGTGGACGGAAAAGAAAAACAAAAATTTCTCTTTAAGGCCGTACCTACCGGCGAAGGCACTATGCGCCTTAAGTATTCTTTCAGTTTTCTCAAAGGCGACCCTTCAGCCAAGCCTGACGGGTATCTTTACCATTTTCCATTTGCGCATGGCGAAAAACGAAGAGTGGATCAGGGATACTTTGGCAAATTCAGCCATGCGAACCTTCATGCCGTTGATTTTCATATGAAAGAAGGCGAGCCTGTATACGCCGCACGCGGTGGCCTGGTGGTGGAGGTGCGTGAAGACAGCAATCGGGGCGGTGCTAATCCCGCATATGAAAAGCATGGTAACAAAGTGATTATCCTGCACGAAGACGGCACTTTTGGCGAGTATGCCCACCTCAAGCAATATGGGGTAACAGTAGAGGTAGGTGAAGAAGTATCAGCAGGGCAGCTAATCGCTAAAAGTGGTAATACAGGCTTTAGTAGTGGCCCACACCTTCATTTCATGGTATACAAGGCCGAAAAGCTATTTCACACTACAGTGCCCGTAAAGTTCAGAAGCCATGCCGGGAAGCCGGTGGAAGTAAAACAGGGTAAGTTCTATTACGCCACCCACCCCGGAAAACCATCTTTTGAGGTGGTATCGGAGGAGGAAATTGATGTGGAAGAACTTGAGAAAAATAACCAAATGGTCGCCGCTACCGGTGACTTCACCATAAAAGCCGAGCGAATAGATAATACCATATTGCTGTATGCGGAAAATGGTAAAGGCAAAACAGTTGAAGGCACGCTACACCTGGATCTGACTAACTTATCTGCTGGCAAACCTCTTCCACTGGAATTTAACGTACCCGCCAAAACCCGCCAATTCCTGATAAAACTTACGCCTGGCGACCCATTGAAAAATAGCGGCTTTAAGATGCGATACGACTTCGAAAGGTAG